The sequence below is a genomic window from Betaproteobacteria bacterium.
GGCGATAAACTTGGGAATGAGATGCCCAAGCGCGCCCAGAAATTGCGCTTCTGTCCGGGGGTGGGCCATTTCAGGAATCTTAAGCTCAATGACTAGCAGGGTCATAGCGACGGCGAAAATACCGTCGGTCAAGGCTTCCAACCGATGCTTGGTCACACAAAATGTGCCTGCTGCCGAATCACTCATCAATAAATTCCCAAAGGATGCACGCCAACGCCAAAAATATCGCACAGGGCGGCCTCATCGTGTATTTTCCCATCGATTCGTGCTTCCAGCACGCGCAGCATTCGGCCATCACCGCATAAAGCGATGCATCGAGTTGAGCTAACGTTTAATACACCCGGATTGTTGTGCGTGAAGTGTGCTGGTGCCAATGCCGTGCGGGTGATGGTAAGCGGTTGACCCTTGACCGTCGTGGTAGCGCCTGGATAAGGCGGCGCCACGGCACGAACAAGGTTGTGAATGTTCTGGGCGCTATCGTGCCAGTTGATGACGCCATCGGAGGGCTTTCGCCCACCGTAGTAGCTGCCCGCGCCGAGATCCTGTGACGTCAGCGTGGCTATGCCAGCGACCAGCGCGGGCAACGCACGATCTAGCACCGTTGCCGCCGCTCGCGTGACGTTGTTGAACACGTCAAACGATGTCTCATCCGGCCCGATGGAGACTGCCTGCTGATCAACGATGCGTCCTGCATCAGGCTTTTCCACCATTTCGTGCAATGTCGCGCCGGTCTCGGTCTCGCCTTTGATGATGGCCCAATTGATCGGCACGCGACCGCGATACTTGGGCAGCAGCGAGCCGTGCATGTTGAACGCGCCGCGAGGCGAGCGCCAGCAATTGCGTCTTAAGCATCATCCGATAGTAAAATGAAAAAATGAAATCCGGCTTGAGGGCCGCGGTCTGCGCGACGAAATCGGGCGCGTTGGGGTCGTCGGGCATTGCGACAGGAATACCATGGGCGCCCGCGAGCTTTGCAACACTTTCGAACCAGATCTTTTCCTCAGGGTTGTCGCGATGCGTGACAACTAGCCTTACGTCAATATTGTGCTTGAGCAGTACCGAAAGACAGGCGACGCCTACGTTATGGTATGCAAATACAACCGCCGAGGTCATTCTGTTTTTTCAAGTACGGCTTGAATCAGGTAGCGCGGGCGCTCGCGGACTTGCTGATAAATTCGGCCCACGTATTCGCCCAGCAAGCCGATGCCGAACAGCGTGACACCGATCAGGAAGAAAGCGATGCCGAAAAGGGTGAACAGACCTTCTGCTTCAGGGCCGACGATCAGCCGGCGAATGAATAGATACACCACAAAAGCGATAGACAGGAGGGAAATGGTGATACCAATAAGCGAGAAGACCTGCAGTGGCACGGTCGAAAATCCGGTGACCAGATCAAAATTCAGACGAATGAGCTTATAGAGCGAATACTTGGATTCTCCCGCCGAACGTTCTTCATGTGCGACTTCGATTTCCGTCGGGTTTTGTGAGAACGAATACGCCAGCGCCGGGATATAGGTGCTGACTTCGCGCGACTGATTGATGGCATTGATGATGTCGCGACTGTACGCGCGCAACATGCACCCTTGGTCGGTCATTTTGATATGGGTGAGTCGTTCTCGCGACCGGTTCATGGCCTTCGAGGCGACGCGCCGCCATGCCGAATCCTGGCGCTTCCGGCGTATGCTGCCGACGTAGTCAAAGCCCTTGTCCATCTCGGCCATCAAATTGCCGATTTCTTCCGGTGGATTCTGCAAGTCGGCGTCCAGCGTGACAATGCGGTCACCCCGGCAGCGCTCAAAACCGGCCATGATGGCCATGTGCTGGCCGTAGTTGCCGTTAAACAGAATGACGCGCGTCACGTCCGGACGTTGCTGGAATTGTTCACGCAGCAATGCCGCCGAACGATCGGTTGAGCCGTCATTGACAAAAATGATTTCGTACGTACAGGCCAGCCGGTCCAGCGCGGCGTAAAGTCGCGAAAACAACGTTGGGAGTCCCGCCTCCTCGTTATAGACCGGTATGACGACCGAAACCAATGGTGTGTTCATCAGAAGCTATGCCGTTGGAGGATTTCGCGCACGGAATCGCATACGCGTTTGACATCCTCAGACGTCATTGACGGGAACAATGGAAGCGTCACGGTCTCGCGGCTAATGCGCTCGGCATTGGGAAATTCGCCTTCACGATGTCCTTTGTTACGAAACAGGGTAGAAAGATGCATCGCTTCGTACGATACGCCGATGCCAATTTGGCGGGTCGCCATTTCGTCGATGAATTGCTTGCGGGAAACGCGCATGCGATCGAGTGGCAGCAGCACGCAGAACATGTTCCAGCTGTGCCCCTCATAGTCACTTTCATGAGCTTTGGCCGGTAACGAGAGACCGGGACTCAAAGCCGGTGTTTCAAGTTCTGAAAAATAGGTATCGACCAATTCGCAGCGCCTTGCGCACCAGCCGTCAAGCAGCGACAATTGCGCCAGCCCCAATCTTGCCGAGACGTCGCTCATGTTGAATTTGCCACCGGGATAATCCACATCACGGGTGCCGTCGGCCAGTTTGGTGATGCCGTGGAAACGCAGAACCTCGGCACGTCTTGCTTCCGCCTCATCCGCAAAGATTGCCGCGCCGCCTTCGATGGTGGTCATGTTCTTGTTCGGGTGAAAGCTGAACGTCGCGATATCGCCGAACGCACCAATCTTGCGGCCTTTCCATGATGAGCCGATGGCCAGTGCGGCGTCCTCGATGACGCGCAACTTGTGCTTGCTGGCGAGCGCGTAGAGCTGATCCATGTCGCAGGGCAAGCCTGAGAAATGAGTAGGCACAATCGCCCTGGTGTTAAGGCTGATAGCACGCTCGACCTGGTCAAGATCAATATTGCGGGTGGTCAGATCGCAATCCACAAACACCGTCCGGGCACCGGCTTTCTCGATCATGTTGCCAACAGAAAAAAATGTCATGGCAGAGGTAATGACTTCGTCCGTGCCGCGGCCTCCGCTGGCGGCGCCAATTTTGCATATTTGAAATGCGATTTCCATGGCCGCTGTCGCCGATGTGAAAACCCGGGCAGGCCGGTCGCCATGATAGGTCGAAAGCGCCTTCTCGAAAGCCTGAACCTGTGGACCACTGGTGATCTGCAGGGAAAGCAGGGTTTTCTTGATGGCCTCGCCCATCTCTTCAGTCAGCGTGGGCCGCGAAAAATGGAGAAATTTCTCGGACATCAGGATCGCGCCACCAGCCACACGCCGACCACAATAAAGCCGATACCGAGCAGTTTCTGAGCGGCCAGCGATTCACCGAACAGCCACCAGGCCGCAAATGCATTGACGACGTAGCCGATGGACAACATCGGGTAAGCGACGCTGACGGGCACACGTGACAACGCCATGATCCACACCACCACGCTGACGACGTAGCAGCAAAGACCGGCAAGGATATGCGGCTGGCTGGCGAGCTGCCAGCCGATGGGAACGAGATTGCTGCTGCTGAATTCAAAATGCCCGACGCGCGTCGTGCCGGTCTTGAGCAGCAATTGCGCCGCCGCGTTCAACAGTACGCCGGTAAGAATCAGGGAGAAACTGGTGATATTCAAGGTGGGGAAAGCTTTCGAATAGCCACGCGACGCGGATCCTGATGAATAATCTCGAACGCCAGGCCCAGCGCCTTCATTTTATCGACCTCGCGAGGTTGAATTATAGCGATGGCCGGCCCCGTGACATTCCAGGCAGCCGGAAAATCTTCCAGCCGCTTGATCCATTTGCCGGGTTCACGCGTCTCGCCAAGTTCGAATTCATCGACGTAATTCACCAGTGTCAGCGTACGCTTGAGATAAAACGGCAATGACTGGTCGTAGAATTGAACCGCATAAAGGCGGGTTTCAGGTTTGAGATAGCCACGAATGGAATGGGCGAGATTCGCGCCTGATTGTAGCGGCGAAATTAGCTCGTAGCCGCGCTCGATGAGTTCGACGCCGACGATTGTACCTATTGAAATCAACAGGACACCGAGCCACTTGCGGTGATATCGCAACACAAAGAAGGCGAACAGCGTTAGCGTTGCGACCAGCAACGCAGCCGCGATGACCCAAAGACTCATTTCGTCGTACAAAGGCCGGCTGAAATCCTCCGATGCCTTCTTCATCGGGGCCAGCCAGGCGGCGTATGCACCCCACAGCGCCAATGGAAACACCGGCAACGCCAGCCAGGCGAGTCGCCGGGCATCAATATTTCGCAGGTACACACCGATCACCAGTCCCAACACGGGAAACATCGGCAGGATGTATGCCGGAAGCTTGGAGCCGGAATAACTGAAAAATAGCAGGATGAACGCGCAATAAAGCAGGACGAATTTGAGCGGCGCAAATATGCGGTTTTGGCCGGCAAGTCGCGCGGATGACCGCCAACCGGAGATGATCGCCGGTATCAGCGCGGCAACCCATGGAATAAAACCGGCAAACAATATCGGCAGGAAAAACCACCAATCTCCCACGCGGCGGTGGGTGGTACTGGTGAATCGCTCGAAATGTTCATGAATGAAAAAAAACTGAAGAAACTCAGGGTTTTGAACAGAGACGAGTGCAAACCACGGCAGGACCAGCACGGTAAAAATTACCAGCCCGCGCATCCATTCCAGTTGGGCGATCAGGCGGAAATTGCGCTGGATAACGCAGTAGAGAACCAATGCGGCGGCCGGAAACACAATGCCGATCAGACCCTTTGACAGGATCGCGCCTGCCATCCCAACCCATGCCATCCAAAGCCAGCGGCGGCGGGAGTCTTCCGTTGCCGTGCATTGCGAAATCAGGAATGACGATACGGTGAGCGTCATCCAGAAGGTCAAACCCATGTCGAGGGTGACGATTTCGTTGAGCGCAGTGAAATAGGGCGCGGAGAGCAGCACCAGCGCTGAAAGCAAGCCGGTTTCCTCGTCGTACAGGCGTTTTCCGGTATATGCAATCAGCAAGATGCAACCAAGGCCACATAGCGCGGTATAGAGGCGCGCGGTGAGCTCACTTTCGCCAAATAGTTTGAAGGCAATGGCAGTCGCCCAGTATTGCAAAGGCGGCTTCTCGAAATACTTGAGGCCATTCAATCGTGGCGTGACGAAATCTCCGGATAGCGCCATTTCCCGCGAAATTTCCGAATAGCGGCCTTCGTCGGGATTGGCGAGTTTGCGATCGCCAAGCCCATCCAGCGAGACAATGAGGATCAGCAAGGCGAGCAGGATCGCAAGCGGACGGGAAAAAGGCATTTGCACGAGGTGTTTGGGGCTTGCGGCGTCTGTTGCTGCCACGCCGCGGTAGGGGAAGGTGCAATTCTAGCGGAAAGACCGGGTCAGCCGCATGTCAGGACGCTTTCAGCAACACCACGACCGCACCGGAACCTCCATCCGCGGGCAATGCATCGCAAAACGCCAGCACTTCATTGCGTTGCGTGAGCGAGAGGCGAACCTTGTTGCGCAGGATCGGTACGTTATTTGGAGAGCGGTACCCCTTACCATGGACAATGCACACGCAGCGGATACCGGCATGGCGCGCGTGAGCGAGGAAACGTGACAGTTCCGTCCGCGCCGCATCGGCCGTCACGCCATGGAGATCGAGCGTGGCTTGAACGATCCACTGGCCCCGCCGGAGCTTGCGGATGATTTCGGAAGGTAGGCCCGGCCGCAGAAATGTGATGAGATCACCGTTTTCTATGTCCGCATCCCAGCCCGACGTGTCCTTGAGCAAATCACCGGGGATAGCAGCGTCGTCTTCCATGCGCTTGATGGCGATTGGCTTGGGACGCGGCTTCGCTAGTTCCGCGCGCGGCCGGGATTTCAGTGGCGTGACCTGATCCGCCGCCATCTCGGCGCGGAACAACTCATCGTCAGTCGGTGGTGTTGCGGGTGTTGACATGTTTAGCAGCCCGGCGCAAATACGAACTCAAGCACAGGCGCGCCTTTACGGCTATTTATGGCCTGACGACCGCACCAGTGGTAGAGTTTGCCAACGTCACGCTGATCTTTTCACAAAGCCTCAATGCAGCGCCTCAAGATACTTGTCCGCGTCCAGAGCCGCCATGCA
It includes:
- a CDS encoding glycosyltransferase: MNTPLVSVVIPVYNEEAGLPTLFSRLYAALDRLACTYEIIFVNDGSTDRSAALLREQFQQRPDVTRVILFNGNYGQHMAIMAGFERCRGDRIVTLDADLQNPPEEIGNLMAEMDKGFDYVGSIRRKRQDSAWRRVASKAMNRSRERLTHIKMTDQGCMLRAYSRDIINAINQSREVSTYIPALAYSFSQNPTEIEVAHEERSAGESKYSLYKLIRLNFDLVTGFSTVPLQVFSLIGITISLLSIAFVVYLFIRRLIVGPEAEGLFTLFGIAFFLIGVTLFGIGLLGEYVGRIYQQVRERPRYLIQAVLEKTE
- a CDS encoding DegT/DnrJ/EryC1/StrS aminotransferase family protein — encoded protein: MSEKFLHFSRPTLTEEMGEAIKKTLLSLQITSGPQVQAFEKALSTYHGDRPARVFTSATAAMEIAFQICKIGAASGGRGTDEVITSAMTFFSVGNMIEKAGARTVFVDCDLTTRNIDLDQVERAISLNTRAIVPTHFSGLPCDMDQLYALASKHKLRVIEDAALAIGSSWKGRKIGAFGDIATFSFHPNKNMTTIEGGAAIFADEAEARRAEVLRFHGITKLADGTRDVDYPGGKFNMSDVSARLGLAQLSLLDGWCARRCELVDTYFSELETPALSPGLSLPAKAHESDYEGHSWNMFCVLLPLDRMRVSRKQFIDEMATRQIGIGVSYEAMHLSTLFRNKGHREGEFPNAERISRETVTLPLFPSMTSEDVKRVCDSVREILQRHSF
- a CDS encoding EamA family transporter, which translates into the protein MNITSFSLILTGVLLNAAAQLLLKTGTTRVGHFEFSSSNLVPIGWQLASQPHILAGLCCYVVSVVVWIMALSRVPVSVAYPMLSIGYVVNAFAAWWLFGESLAAQKLLGIGFIVVGVWLVARS
- a CDS encoding glycosyltransferase family 39 protein, with the translated sequence MPFSRPLAILLALLILIVSLDGLGDRKLANPDEGRYSEISREMALSGDFVTPRLNGLKYFEKPPLQYWATAIAFKLFGESELTARLYTALCGLGCILLIAYTGKRLYDEETGLLSALVLLSAPYFTALNEIVTLDMGLTFWMTLTVSSFLISQCTATEDSRRRWLWMAWVGMAGAILSKGLIGIVFPAAALVLYCVIQRNFRLIAQLEWMRGLVIFTVLVLPWFALVSVQNPEFLQFFFIHEHFERFTSTTHRRVGDWWFFLPILFAGFIPWVAALIPAIISGWRSSARLAGQNRIFAPLKFVLLYCAFILLFFSYSGSKLPAYILPMFPVLGLVIGVYLRNIDARRLAWLALPVFPLALWGAYAAWLAPMKKASEDFSRPLYDEMSLWVIAAALLVATLTLFAFFVLRYHRKWLGVLLISIGTIVGVELIERGYELISPLQSGANLAHSIRGYLKPETRLYAVQFYDQSLPFYLKRTLTLVNYVDEFELGETREPGKWIKRLEDFPAAWNVTGPAIAIIQPREVDKMKALGLAFEIIHQDPRRVAIRKLSPP
- a CDS encoding Smr/MutS family protein, whose translation is MSTPATPPTDDELFRAEMAADQVTPLKSRPRAELAKPRPKPIAIKRMEDDAAIPGDLLKDTSGWDADIENGDLITFLRPGLPSEIIRKLRRGQWIVQATLDLHGVTADAARTELSRFLAHARHAGIRCVCIVHGKGYRSPNNVPILRNKVRLSLTQRNEVLAFCDALPADGGSGAVVVLLKAS